The Methanocorpusculum vombati genomic interval TAGAGGAAGAGGTATGCAGGGCAGGATTTTCCTGTCTCCTCTGCGGGGCATGCTGTAGTGGTCCTGACAATGAGGTTATGGTCTCGCCGCCGGAGATTGCGGTTCTTGCAGCGGCAACCGGTCTTTCGCGGGATGAGATAGCCGAACCGTATCCGGAGTGGATGCAGCAGGACGGATGTACGTTTACGTTTGGCTGGGTGCTGAAACGCGGGTCGGACGGGAACTGTATCTTTCTTGAGAAGAACCGGTGCCGGGTGTATCGTTTCCGTCCGCACATCTGCCGGACGTATCCGTTTATGCTGGACAAGGAGCGTCTCATTGTTTCCGCGTGTCCGGGATGTGTTGCTGGTTGTGAGACTGCGGGTGCCGGGGAGATTAC includes:
- a CDS encoding YkgJ family cysteine cluster protein; amino-acid sequence: MNEAERIEEEVCRAGFSCLLCGACCSGPDNEVMVSPPEIAVLAAATGLSRDEIAEPYPEWMQQDGCTFTFGWVLKRGSDGNCIFLEKNRCRVYRFRPHICRTYPFMLDKERLIVSACPGCVAGCETAGAGEITGDLLRRREAEDAELEKTENQYQKHSIITGSTIVFDSSGAHEYSLRPK